The following is a genomic window from Parabacteroides johnsonii DSM 18315.
GCTTCTTCTCCTGAAGGAGTGATCAGCTTGTAGCCCTTACCGTGAATGTTGATGATTTCGATTCCCGGATCATCCTTCAACAGTTTGCGAAGTTTCGTGATATATACGTCCATGCTACGGGCATTGAAATAGTTATCGTCTACCCAGATTGTCTTCAGTGCATAATTACGTTCCAGAATTTCATTTGCATGTGCGCAAAGGAGACTCAGAAGTTCGCATTCCTTAGTTGTCAGCTTCGTGACCTTATCGCCGATAGCCAGTGTCTGTTTCTGGGTATCGAACAAGAAGTTTCCTAACTTGTAGAAAGGAATATCTTTCATTTTCTTGCCTTTCACGCGGCGAAGGATCGCTTCGATACGGAGCAAGAGTTCTTCCATACTGAAAGGTTTTGTCAGATAATCATCTGCACCAATTTTGAAACCTTCCAGGATATCTTCCTTCATAGTCTTGGCCGTAAGGAAGATAACAGGGATATCAGGGTTGATGGAACGGATTTCCTGAGCCAGTGTAAAGCCGTCTTTTTTCGGCATCATCACGTCAAGTACGCAAAGGTCATATTTGCCTTTGGTGAAACCTTTGTAACCGGCTTCTCCATCGGAGAAGAGGTCAGTCACATAACCTTTTGCCTGCAAGTATTCTCTTAATAGCATACCCAGGTTCTCGTCGTCTTCGCAAAAGAAGATTTTTAGTTTTTCTTCCATAACTAACTTTTTATAAGAGGTAAAGTAATAATAAATTTTGTTCCTACATTTCCGGAACCACTTTCAGCACGGATTGTGCCTTTATGGTCCTCTACTATTTTACGGACGTAAGCAAGTCCGAGCCCGAACCCTTTCACGTCGTGTACGTTTCCTGTCGGTACGCGGAAGAAGCGGTCGAATACTTTCTTAAGGTATTCTTTCTTGATCCCGATACCGTTGTCCTCGATCGATATCAACAACTTGCCGTTCTCGTTCCAAGTGCGGCACATCAGTGTGAGCGGTACTTCGAGGCGGCGATACTTGACAGCGTTGTCCAGCAGATTGAACAGTACATTCGTGATGTGCATCTCATCCACGTATATGTCCGAATCTTCCGCCTGCAAGTCGATATCGATCGTGCCGTCATACTTCTCGACTTTCAGGGCAAATGTGTTGGCAACACTTGCCAGCAAATCGTTCGCATCTACCTCCTTCAGCTTGAGGGCCGCTTTCTGGCGCTCGAACAGCGACATTTGCAGCACCTTTTCCACCAGGAAGCCCAATCGCTTCGTCTCGTCGTTGATCACGCCAGATATATGCTTGAACACATCGGGGCTCTTCGTGATGTCCGAGTCCTTCAGCATCTGCGCGGCAAGCGAAATGGTCGAAACCGGTGTCTTCAATTCGTGTGTCATATTGTTGATAAAATCATTCTTCATTTCCGAAAGTCTCTTCTGACGGAATACGATATAAATGGTAAAGATAAACGTTACCAAAAGTATCAGCGAGAAGATGATCGACGGTACAATAAATGTTACAGAACTTGAAATATAATCACCCTTCGTCGGGAAATACACTTTCAGGTAGTTCTGCTTCGAAGGAGGATCGTTGGGGAACAGCACCTGTTGAATCACGTCTGATACAGGAGGAATATCCCCGTTCTGATAGACGATCTTTCCGTCTTTGTTAATAACAGCAAAGACGAACGGCAGGTTCAATCCGTTGTTAACAAATTCTGATTTTAAGTAATTATTCAGCTTTTTAAAATCTATCCTTTCTTCGATCGGCTTCAGGTTCGCCGTGTGCAAGATATTCAAGATCACTTCGTTAAACAACCCGCTTTGGTACTGGTAACGGCGTTTCAGCGTTTGCTGCAAATCTTTTGACGTACTAACGATGCTGTTAGGTACTTTATTGCTGCCCAGCGAAGGAAGCGGTTCGAACTTGCGTGTCCGGATGTCGCTATGAAACTCGATATGTTCTACGGTTCCGTCGGCATTGGTGAACTGCATCTTATATTTTTTCTCGGTGATGATCCCACCGCCGAGGCTGCTCTGTCCGTTCTGATA
Proteins encoded in this region:
- the rprY gene encoding response regulator transcription factor RprY, whose product is MEEKLKIFFCEDDENLGMLLREYLQAKGYVTDLFSDGEAGYKGFTKGKYDLCVLDVMMPKKDGFTLAQEIRSINPDIPVIFLTAKTMKEDILEGFKIGADDYLTKPFSMEELLLRIEAILRRVKGKKMKDIPFYKLGNFLFDTQKQTLAIGDKVTKLTTKECELLSLLCAHANEILERNYALKTIWVDDNYFNARSMDVYITKLRKLLKDDPGIEIINIHGKGYKLITPSGEEAAREEGIQVL
- a CDS encoding sensor histidine kinase, translating into MRKSTIWLLAVVMAFAFAGLLFLQVKYVSIILKKSSEQFNETVKRSMHQVSKNLELDETARYLEEDLSRDEANNYLYQNGQSSLGGGIITEKKYKMQFTNADGTVEHIEFHSDIRTRKFEPLPSLGSNKVPNSIVSTSKDLQQTLKRRYQYQSGLFNEVILNILHTANLKPIEERIDFKKLNNYLKSEFVNNGLNLPFVFAVINKDGKIVYQNGDIPPVSDVIQQVLFPNDPPSKQNYLKVYFPTKGDYISSSVTFIVPSIIFSLILLVTFIFTIYIVFRQKRLSEMKNDFINNMTHELKTPVSTISLAAQMLKDSDITKSPDVFKHISGVINDETKRLGFLVEKVLQMSLFERQKAALKLKEVDANDLLASVANTFALKVEKYDGTIDIDLQAEDSDIYVDEMHITNVLFNLLDNAVKYRRLEVPLTLMCRTWNENGKLLISIEDNGIGIKKEYLKKVFDRFFRVPTGNVHDVKGFGLGLAYVRKIVEDHKGTIRAESGSGNVGTKFIITLPLIKS